CATGCCGTCCCCATACGGCCGGATTTGCATGAGCAGGTCCAGCAGGTGCTGCGGCTTGGTCAAGCGGTCGAGCCGCGCGTCCTCGTCGTCGGCTTCGCCGGCGTCGAGCTCCTGGGCGGTGAAAAGGGAGCGGGTGTCGAGGAAGCGGAAGTAGGCGCGCACGAACGCGGAGTACCCCGCAACCCTGGATCTCGCAGCCGCGTCGCTgctaccgccgccgcgcacccctGGAGCTCGTCGTAGCGCATCCTCGCCGCCACCCTTGGAGCTCACGGTGGTGGGCTTCCTCCTCCCAGGCGGCCTTACTCCTCCCACGTCGGCCTTCCTCCTCCAGGAAGAGGACGTCGCGGTGGCGCGTGGCCATGGCGCGGAGCTCGAgcgcggcggatccggcggatATGGCCCCTGCTCCCCGCGGCCGTACgacgcggcgcgcgggcggccacTCGTCACTGCCCTGACGGAGCGGCGTGGCAGcacgtcgagctcgccggcctcgcTACCTCCAGCGGCGCTCGCGGCCCCTGCGGTGGCACGGCCGGCGCGGCCCCTGCGCGGCAGTGCGGAGCGGGGCGGGctagcgcgcggcggcgaggcccgcgTGCGGCGTCACGGTCGGCACGCGGCGACGAAGCCCGAGCGCGACGTAGAAGTCGGAGTCCGCCATCAGGATAACAACGTCGGCGCCCGGGGCCGGAGAATCCTCGGCGAGAACACGGTCAAACgcggtgcggcggtggcgggcgtgTGCGCGGTCGAGCCGGCGcgttgcagcagcggcggcggcggatctgcgCGCGGCTCGGCAGCCTGTGCGAGCCACGGCCCCCTCCTCTCCATTGGGCgcgcgcgagctcgccgccatGCCGAGCTgccatggcgtggaggcggggcCGGGCGAGGTGCACGAGCATGAGCGCCTTGAGCGCCACCGCCCAACACCGCGTCCGCCCCGCCCGGCTGCAGCTCCATCCTCCTTCCTCCGGCGAGGCccaaggcagcggcggcggcccgcgcggagtccagctgcggcggcggctccatcCCCGGCCGGCTTCTCCCTTCCCTGCCGGCCTCCAGCACCacattagcaaaaaaaaaagatgacatgtgggtcccaccaaCGTGTGGcagccacgtcagcaaaaccacACCCAAAATCACCAAGATGGCCAAATATGAACGATTTTGAGAGTTAGATGGTTAAggatacccggttttggagttcgattttcaaaaccaaaccgaggcaagatttggatggccaaaaatggactttatcctatgagatactatatagttatagctattagagaacttataataattttttgtacCATTAGAtgacctcaaatgaaaaagtatcaaatacaaagttttagatcaagtcattctctataattttgatataaagtttgacttcatccaaaatcatatgaaaaagttatgaatttttttgtgtgcagccatttgtaggggctggccataccatcacccgcccctaaaaatacatttgtaggaacgggtgaggctatgacccgcccctacaaataccaccatttttaggggcggttcatggtgtgaaccgcccctaaaaatgctcgTTTTAGCGGCGGGTGATGCCATgaaccgcccctgaaaatggcgCTCATTTTTAgagggggtgacccgcccctaaaaatatttttctatggGCGGGtcggatgctacagtaactccaCTCATTTATAGCAACGGGTGAATTTTTGGTCCGCTCCAGAAAAAAATCGAGGCGttactacaaattatttttgtagtagtgtaaacATCGACATAATTAACCGCATGTCATGGTAGTATTGTACTTCTTAGGTCCACATGAAACAtgctttgatgcatgttttcttTGTCTAACCAACAAAAGTATGGCTCACATCTTTATCTTTATTGATTATTGTAATATTTTTGTATGAATCATGTGATGTGATAGCTAGGCGCAGTTCAACTTCTTCAGATAGGCAAATTTGATGAGCCTAGAAAGAGCATATGCAAATGTAGTAAACATTTCACATGATTTCAACATTAGTATGAAAACTGAAGAAACAAGGAATGCAAATCTGGTTGGAAACACGTGATCTACGGAAACTAGAGAAACAAGAAACGCACGTGTAGCTGGAATCAAGCGTAACGCACCACGTTTCCAGTGAAACGCAAACACGCACCACGTTTAATTGATCTCCAAACTTACTATACTAGAGAAAAGTATTTCCGCAAATATCACACTAATAGCAATTTTTTGCTTACATTGTTGACCGGCACTTCAAGCACTCAACCCACGGCAATGCCAATCTAAGTACTCGTACATGGTATCCAATTCCATGGGCTGCACAACTTGTGCACTcaaccaaaacaaaaaaaaaaaaccctcagTTCCTCGATACTTctacttttcttttttgtttagaAGGCCCGGGAGCAACTCCGAggagggccgtgtttggtttgccctcaaaatattttcatgaaatttttttgatgttttgaacactaattagaggtattagataaaatctaattacaaagcTACCTCTcaaactatggtactgtagcagttactctatctaatgaggccttcgaccgtacgattagagaatgattatgcgcagttactgtagcatcactgtagccaatcattatggaacttgactcattagattcatcttgaaaagttacacccatccgtaaaaagatttcgcaaataaacttcgtttagtactacATTCATGCATTcatctttttttgaaaaaaatttcatggtgtaaaccaaacatggccgaAGAAAACAAAACGCACTGCGAGACCGGAAGGaccggccgtgtttggttgtaacagtaaaaatttcgcgaaaaagAAATCTTGTATGTATGGAATACTAAATatagtctatttacaaaatctttttagAGATGAATGCAACTTTGCgagccgaatctaatgagcctaattaatacatgattagatatagtaatgctacagtgaTCATGCTCTGATCATCGtcaaatcatgcggtcaaaggcctcattaggtaCAATATTACTGCAGGACCTATGGTTATAGAGAtgcttttgtaattagacttaacTTAATACatctaattagtagtcaaagttATAAAAAATTTCCATCAAAATTTTTTCACCCCTCAGTTTCCGAGGCTATTTCCGTCACTTCTTCCCAGAACAGAGTTAAAAACAACGGAGTGGGACCCACCGGGCGCGTCGCCATCGTCGGCCATTCGCAGCGGCGCAGGGGGGCGCGCGCAAGAACGAACCAACCCACCACCACGGCACCACCCCCGAGCTGATCGATGCTGAGCGCAGCCAAATCCAGCCACCCACAGGAATATCACCAGAGGAATTCCCCCTccgtctccctctctctcttctcccgcGCACGGATCCACCCGCCGCAGCCGTAGCAGGGTCCTGTCGCTTCGCCTCCCGGCCGGGCCCCCACCGGCCGCGCTTCCCCCGACGCTCCTGCCGGCGGCGGGCTGCGTAGAGCCGCCGTGAGGGGCCGGAGCGTGCGCCGCCTGGTGctggggtgggtgggtggggttGGCTGTCGGGTCTTCCTCGAGcctcgcgcggcgcggcggcggcggcggctagcctAGCCGGCCGGGGAGATGGACCGGGacgagcgcctccgccgcgcggtCGCCGCCTTCgggggcgacgcgtgggcgctggtggacgccgcgctggccgcggccgcgcgggacCGCCCGGGGGagctgcgcgcgcgccgcgacgGCATCGTCGAGCGgctctacgccgccgccgccgccggctgcagcagctgcgacgcgcgcccgccgccgcgcgacgctttggcggcggcggggctggacgacgaggaggacgccgaggaggcggcggctgctgctccggCGTCTCCCGAGGCGGAGGGTGACGCGGTGGGAGCCGGTGCCGCCGAGGAGGTCGCCGCCGGCTGCGAGCCCGGGCTGGAGAGCAGGATCATGGCCATCAGGGACTTCTTGGAGGACCCCGATCAGGTCCCCGAAGAAGCCATCTTTACCCCACCTCGCACCGCGAATTTGCTCCAAATGCGCAGTTTTTTTCACGCAAACTGTGCACGTTTGTGGTGTTTTCTCGCAGCCCGACGACGAGCTGGTGAGCTTGCTGCAGAACCTGGCAGACATGGACGTCACCTACAAGGCGCTGCAGGTCAAGCTCTTTTTCCCCATCCGCCCTTCTTTTCCATCACTTTTTGGTTACTTGAATGATGTGAGCGGCCGCCATGGAACTGAACTTGCTGTTCGTGTTCGTGCAGGAGACTGACATCGGCCGGCATGTGAATGGCCTGCGCAAGCACCCCTCGGCCGAAGTCAGGAGACTGGTGAAGCAGCTCATCAGGTGAAGAACATGGACAAGAACACTGCTGCTCAACAGAAGTTTGTTTTGTTCCGAATATGCTGCCTAATTATCCTTTCTTTTGTGGGACTTGGTGTTGCTTGCAACTTGAAGGAAGTGGAAGGAAATAGTGGACGAATGGGTGCGCCTGCACAATTCCGGCGGTGACGGTGGCTCCTCTATCATAGGTACGTCACTGTGCAGAGTTTTACGGTCTCTTTTGGCTCAGGATTTTCTCAGGAAAAAAGATTTCTCTTATCCTGTTCTTGGTAGTCCTGATGGGTGAAATCGTTGCTTTGATGATAGCAGCTGATGGCTACTCCCCAGAGAAAGTCCAAGGCAGGAGCCATCAAAGCCCTCGGGTAACTGTTCTTGCTTAGAAATCTATctgatttttttagaaaaaaggatAAGAAAATCTATCTGATTGACTACACCACAGGCTCTTTAGTGATTCCCCTGTCTGTGGAAAGCTTCTTTTCGTAAGAAGCATCGCGCCTGGAATATTCCCCTGTTAGTTTACCAACCGATCAGAGCTATGAAAGGGGTGATTATACATGCTTTTCTCATTCCCCTGTTAGTTTTGCAAAAatgtgtaaagatgtaaacagggcatttgaagtactaaatgaagtctatttgcaaaactttttgcatagatgggttgtaaaactaatgatgctaattaatccatgtttaatcaataattagcggatggttactgtagcatcactgttgcaaatcatggattaagtaggctcattagattcgtctcgcgatttacagcccaaccatgcaaaaagttttgtaaatagactttatttagtacttcaaattagcaaaattccttttcactttaatgcgtttacggtttttttgcatttacatgtaaagaactaaacagggcctaaactACTAGTAGTAATAGGTTGTGCCGGGCCAGTAGCTATTAGCTATAGTGACCCACTGACACCTTTGTATTTTATCAGAGCATGTACTTTTACCTTTTTCTTCGAAAAAAAACTCTGACCTTCTCTTCGTTGACTACCCAATTCTGTAACAATGACACCTTCTTTGGTCCAACCTTCCAGGTTTCAGGGTTTCAGTATTCTCCCAGCCCGCAGAGACATAGTGAGTGTCACATATTATCTTTCCATGTTCAGATTTTGTAGTATTCAGTTCTCATTGTTTTAGTTCCTGCAAAAAATTAATTATGGGGTATGGTCTTTGTTTCTGAAATTTTAGATGGCTCTACTACAGAGAAGACTAACAACGGACTTGAGCTAACAATGGATATGAAGCGCAGGCCCAGCCCGGTACCCACACATCATAACTCCAGGCAGATGAACAACAACCATCATTCTACTACTATTTCATCTGCTCCAGCTGTAAGGATTGAACCAGATTTTTCACCTTAATTCCTATTCCCCATTGCTATCAAATATGGTTGTGCACTGCATTTTGTTTAAAGTAGAACTGGCCTTATCAGTATGGACCCCAGATGTAGCATCTTTTGACCGGTTTTGCCTCACATGTCACCACTCATTGCACAATGTTGCAACTTGCAGAAAAGTTAATGTTCCACTTTTAGTGAACAAAACAATTAGAGTTGTCAGGAAATGAGAAATTTTCTTACTAGTTGCTGCATTGGTATTATTTCAAAAGGAGTCTGGTTATTTTTATTCGATGTATTTGAGTATGTGAGATTGATTTTCAGTTTTCCATGCAGAAAGTGACAAGGGACCATAAGGACAGTCTCCTGGACCTTGATAGGCTTGATTCTGCAAGAAAGAGGCTCCAGGAGAATTATCAGGAAGCACAAAATGGTAAACTGCTGAGTTTGTACCTCATCATGCATTATGACAGACAATATGATGCTAAGTAATCAAATATGTCGAACTGTACTTGTCATTCTTTTGACTGTTGCCTTGTTACTAATAGTATCAAGTGAAATGACAAGCTGTCAATCTGAAATCAAATGCAAAAGAGGATCCTTCAGATTAAAGACACAAATTGGTTAACCTTTCCCCTTTTTCATGCTTGCTTTTTGGCAGCCAAAAAGCAGAGGACAATCCAAGTGATGGACATCAGTGACATACCAAAGCCGAAGAACAGAAATGCTCTCATCCGcaagagcggcagcggcgggctcCCGGCAAGGCACCGATAACCTACCTAGCCCTCACCGGCTCGACATTGCGTCAGTTGCAAACTTGTGCCCTAATACTGTgacgaaaaagaaaagaagcaaacggtttcttcttctttttcctatGTTCTTGGTTGCCTAGCCTTACCTCCAGTGTAATAGTCATCAGGTACATAAGAGTGAACCTTATGCTTTTTTCTCAaggttaaaaaaaatagaaattagaGTTTCTTCCACTGCTTTTTCTATATGCATATGTTTCGGTTCTCAATATTGCTATTGGTCAGTGGTGGATATACATGCACATATCATGTGTGCAAAGTGCAATCTAGATGCCCAAGGTCAGAGATGCAACACATGGCCTGGACATGGGAGTGGCAACCTTTAGCGTCATGTCCTATATTCCTGTTGTGCTATGACGGTTTTGCCCCCTTCTGCTTCCTGCATCAAAATTTCACTTTCACCTTTGGGGTAAGTGGAATTCACACATCGGATTATGCAACAGAGCAAAACTGCCAGATTGTTTGTCTGAAGTCGGAACCAGGGAAGAAAGGAAGcaacaggggggggggggggggtttgcaCGGGTACTGTACGAGTGGCATCTTGAATCTTTTTCCAGGGGTTCAATCTGGGCTCCTATCATTGGTTCCTGTTAGGATGGGGAGGGCGTGATGGTTATGTCATTATGCCTATCTGGGCCATGCCTGCATATGCGGGGTACAATCTTTTATGCTGGCGTAGACACAAAAACGTGGCTCCATCAAAGAGTATTGAATCGCTTGGGATGACGCGTAGAACTTTGGACCTTGGGTTTCCTTGTCACTTTTGTGCTGGACAGCGTATACAAATTCATCACAGCTGCTCCCTGTCCTCTTTCCTTTTGAGCTCGGATTTCTTGGGTGAACACTGCCATGTGTACAATCTACGTGCATAACTCTTTGGATTCATAAATATTCCAGATAAAATTTATAAAGAAATACGCAAGTATGTTAAAACATTGAAACTACGGATTCCATTTCTTTTCACAATGTGaacttctctctctctttttacaAAACACAGTACAGACGCAGATgctcacaaacacacacactcattcctatgaatacacgcacgcaacctacccctatgagcacctccgagagactgagccggcagatcctcgagattgacgaaatcACCATTGACACCTCGCTATCGAGAGGCa
This genomic interval from Panicum virgatum strain AP13 chromosome 8K, P.virgatum_v5, whole genome shotgun sequence contains the following:
- the LOC120643668 gene encoding probable mediator of RNA polymerase II transcription subunit 26c isoform X2 gives rise to the protein MDRDERLRRAVAAFGGDAWALVDAALAAAARDRPGELRARRDGIVERLYAAAAAGCSSCDARPPPRDALAAAGLDDEEDAEEAAAAAPASPEAEGDAVGAGAAEEVAAGCEPGLESRIMAIRDFLEDPDQPDDELVSLLQNLADMDVTYKALQETDIGRHVNGLRKHPSAEVRRLVKQLIRKWKEIVDEWVRLHNSGGDGGSSIIADGYSPEKVQGRSHQSPRVSGFQYSPSPQRHNGSTTEKTNNGLELTMDMKRRPSPVPTHHNSRQMNNNHHSTTISSAPAKVTRDHKDSLLDLDRLDSARKRLQENYQEAQNAKKQRTIQVMDISDIPKPKNRNALIRKSGSGGLPARHR
- the LOC120643668 gene encoding probable mediator of RNA polymerase II transcription subunit 26c isoform X1, with protein sequence MDRDERLRRAVAAFGGDAWALVDAALAAAARDRPGELRARRDGIVERLYAAAAAGCSSCDARPPPRDALAAAGLDDEEDAEEAAAAAPASPEAEGDAVGAGAAEEVAAGCEPGLESRIMAIRDFLEDPDQPDDELVSLLQNLADMDVTYKALQETDIGRHVNGLRKHPSAEVRRLVKQLIRKWKEIVDEWVRLHNSGGDGGSSIIAADGYSPEKVQGRSHQSPRVSGFQYSPSPQRHNGSTTEKTNNGLELTMDMKRRPSPVPTHHNSRQMNNNHHSTTISSAPAKVTRDHKDSLLDLDRLDSARKRLQENYQEAQNAKKQRTIQVMDISDIPKPKNRNALIRKSGSGGLPARHR